From Gossypium raimondii isolate GPD5lz chromosome 11, ASM2569854v1, whole genome shotgun sequence:
gcTTCACAGTTTCTGATATCTTCAAAATGTCAGATGATCCACAGAGGGCGAAGAGAATCACAATCATCGCGGTTTGTTCTTGCCTGTTGGTGGCGATGGTGATCGTCGTGGCCGTCGGTGTTAACATCGACGATGACGACTCCAACGAAAAAAACGACAAAGATAATAAAAACTCCCGCGCATATGTTTCAAAGAAAGCAATCGAATCCATTTGCCAACCAACGGATTTCAAGGAAACATGCGAGGAGGAAATCGGGGCCGAGGCCGGCAATGCCACTGATACCAATGACCTTATCCAAGCGGCGTTCAAGGCCGCGATGAAGTTCCTGTCTCGAGCTGCACAGAACTCGACTACCTTGAGAAACCTTCAGAAAGATCCGAGAACGAAGAAAGCACTAGACATATGCATACAACTAATGACTTATTCGATAAACGAATTACAAAAATCATTCAACAAAATCGATCGATTCGAATTACCGATGCTCCATGAAATTTTGGCCGATATAAGGATTTGGCTAAGTGCTACAATCACCAACCAAGAGACTTGCATTGAAGGATTCAAGAATACAACGACAGACGCTggagagaaaatgaagaaggCATTGAACATCTCCATGCAACTAAGCCGAAATGGCCTCGCCATCGTCACCGAGTTGTCAAAAGGGTTTCATGAATTAAACGTTGAGGGTCGTCAACGCCGCCGACGCCTACTAGGCAAAAAGGAAGTTACGGTTATCGGTGGGAAACCGAAGTCCGATTTGAGTTCGATATTTAGCCGTCGGCTACTCCAAGCGAACCAAGATACTCAAAACGGGGTGAAGGCTGATGTTGTTGTGGCTAAGGACGGTAGTGGGGGTTTTAACAACATTAAAGATGCAATAAACCGTATACCCTTGAATGCTACAAAGccttttgttatatatataaaggaggGAGTTTATGAGGAGAATCTGGAATTTGGTTATAGGATGATCAATGTGATGCTAATCGGAGATGGTAAAGAGAAAACCCGAATTACAGGTCACGTCAACAATGCTGATGGTATTCCCACTTTCAGGACTGCTACAGTTGGTATGATCATGAATTAACCCTTCTTTTTGTAggtataattatgattttaatccCTCTATTTTGATTTGACATTTGACATGATTTacttatctattttttataatgttgCCGAATGAATGTAGCTGTGAACGGAGACAATTTCTTTGCTAAGAACATTGGGTTCGAGAACTCCGCTGGGGCAGCCAAATTACAAGCAGTTGCATTGATGGTGACCGCCGATTTCTCCGTCTTCTACAACTGTTCCATGGATGGTTATCAAGACACACTTTACGTTCACAGCAAACGCCAATTCTACCGCGATTGCACCGTTACCGGGACCATTGATTTCGTCTTTGGTGACTCGGCTTCCATATTCCAGAACTGCACATTCCTCGTCCGAAAACCTTTAGACGGCCAACAAAACGCCGTCACCGCGCAAGGCCGATCCGACGTTCGACAACCGACGGGAATCGTCCTCCAAAACTCCAGGATTATGGCGGCCTCCGAACTGGTCTCATTGAAGAACAAGTACCCAACGTATCTTGGCCGTCCATGGGGCAACTTCTCGAGGACAATCATCATGGAAACTTACATTGACGATTTGGTTAAACCAGATGGGTGGGCAATATGGGATGGTTCGTGGGGTTTAAGCACTTGCTTCTACGCCGAGTTCAACAACGACGGCCCTGGTTCGAACACGACGAGTCGTGTTAAATGGCCTGGGATTAAGAATTTTTCAATGGAGAATGCAGTTGACTTCACTCCTGGGAGCTTCTTCATTGGTGGTGATTCGTGGATAAGGGCTCGAAATGTACCGTACACCGTAGGGTTTTTTAAGAACAATGTGCAACAAAAAGCGCAATAGAATGATAGTCGCTGATATAGCTAATTGATTTGGCTTCTAAGAATTTTGGATAAATGAGTTTGGTGTGTAATCCATTTAGctgttttagaaattttaaaattttaaattaataaaaataaaattacattttaactcctttaaaaattataaatatataaatcattaaaatttaaaatttaacttcaactcctaaaacaattttttaacttatcttaaaataaacatttgaaCTTAAATTTGGGAATGCAAATATCAATTGAACGATTTTCCcacaatataattcatattttcataataaataacaatttgTCAATTTCCATAActcataaataaatacatatatacatattaaaattagtccAAGTAACACATGTAGAAAATATCAACATGAGTTTTTTGTGCGGGTTAGGTCAAAAGCGAACTAaggcttgaatttttttttgaaatcagaCCTCATTCTTATTCTATCTATAAACACCTCTAATTGAGATTAGATAATAAGATGGATATagaaatgaatttaacaacCGAGCCAAAACAACATATCTAAGATTCGAGTAAGTTGTTATATTCGCATGTTAGGCTGTTTTGATACCAAATTGACAGAAGAGTTTAAAGCCGGGATATCTGAGATTAATAATTCATAACGGCAGGTATGCTATGCCATAAACTGAGCCTTCCACTATTTTGGCCACTAAACAAGCACTACCTTTTAGCTGTTAATCATTATTAATCCAGACTACTTCTTCAAACTCATCTGAATTTAGTACCTCGGTCTAAGCTTAGTTTCTGGTGTGCAGGATCCATTGTATGGCAAGCACAGAGCATACTTCTAAACTCACGGGAGATTTTCTTTCATTAATATTCCTTATCAGAAAGGAAGAGAAATAGAGAGATTTAGAAAGACATGATTTTCAAAACACACTCGTAAGATTTTATTTCTGTCAAACTTGTTCTTACAACTGAGAACTTAAATCCCTTATATAAGGGATAAAAGCTAAACGAGCAGATAAGAGGGAATCTGCTTTTACAAAGTAACAGACATAAGCAGATAAGAAGAAATAATACATATAGCTTTAGTCATAGTCGGCTTCAAAGAATCAACTTCCCTAGAATCAACTTCAGTTTTAGAAGATTTAGAGACATCAACAACATGTTCTGAGGAAGAACCAGAAATAGTGGCTACTGTCAAACCAGAGGTCAAGATCGATGAAATGTCAGAAGATGAAGCTGTTGAAACAAGAGAACCCTCAGCTTCAAGATCCACACCTCATGTCTCAGCAAGTAAGACAGTATTTACTTTAGATGATATTCCAACCAACAAATGGCCAGAAAGACTACAAGAATTTCATGCTTGGCTCGAAACCAGAAGATTGACAGAAGAGAGTCATTACAACATCCTCTTGGAATTTGTATCACGATTCCCAGGAATGTTAAAAGATTGGTGGAATTCCATTAGTCAAGCTGATCAGATGTAGTTCTTGGTGTTAACAGATTTATCTCAAGCAATTAGGATTATCCATACTTATTTGGTTGGAAATCCTGATGATCTGTTAACTCTCAAGagaagagaatttttcaaaaggaGATGCTGTTCTTATAGAAAGAAAGATCTGTCTAAACATTTTTATGCTATGACAAAATTATTCTGTGCCCTTGGATCAGATTCCAGCCTCAAGCAAGCAGTGGTGGCATCTATTCCAGATCCATTACAAGTAGCCATAAATTAGAATCTCTAAAGGCAAAACAGAAACATTCTCAATCTAACCATTGGAGAAATCCAGCAAGAAACTTATATTGTTCTGGAAGACTTATGCAACAGGAGGAAAGTCTTCAAAGATTATCTCTATGGAGACAATAGATTAGATAAAGCTTGTGAAGATTCACATCTCAAGATCAAATGCGGAAAGGACAAATCATGCTATTGTcctacaaaaaaagaaaaaacattttagaaaattgaaaaagttctCTTCAAGACCTTTCAGAAAGAGGTATAAATGGAGATATCTCAAGAAGAAAAGGTCTTCCAAAGGAGTCAAGTCCACCCGATGCTATATCTACAATCAAAAGGGACATTTTGCAAAATCATGTCCAAACAATAAAAAGGGTGCAAAAATGATCCAGCAAAAGTTGCAAAAATCGGGAATCCAGattgatgaagaagatgatattgAATCGATATTCTCCATTGATGATGAACCTAATGAACAGTCGCTATGTGCAATCCAGAGCATTGAGCTCAGTGACTCTGAATCATCATCATCAGAGATATTTATGATTCAACCAAAGTCAATCCATTCTCTCATATCAAACTCTCAATCTCTTTCCCAGATTCCCATACCATATGTTCCAGCCTCCATTTACTTAGAAAAATATGGACTAGCCCTCAATTATCATGGAACTGCTGGGAAACCAGTTGTGTCCAAAATAGCTCTACTTGATTCCAGATAAAAAAAGTACCAGGATGCTTGCATCGATACAGTAGAGGCAACATTAAGCTCAGGCATGGCTATGGTAACACTATTTCCCAATTTTACCATGTCTCTACAAGATCCTAATCTTTTGATTTTTGACTATAATCCCTTAAGAATTCTGTTAAGGGATTTTGGGAAAGGCTTTTCTCTTTCTGAATCATTAGAGATTTTGACACCTGTCTGGGTAGAGATGAATGGGGACTTTCCTCATGTTCTGAAGGAaagctttcttcttctttcattaCTGGTATTTTACCCAGAGctttttccttttgcttttctaatcttttcttttctgcttctttttcttttttaatctgTAAAAACAGATCAAAAGCACTTagctttttgttttcttctggTAAGGGAAATTCGATTCTCACATTTCCAGATGATCTTGGTTTGTCAAGTTGTCTGATCAGGCTGTGGTACTGGTAATTTCCCTGTTTCTTCAAGAGTTTTGATGTGATCCTTCAAGTTCTGgatctctttttctctttgcgCCATGTGAGAGAAAAAGTCTTGTCCTGGTGCTGCTCTCTCAGTGACAACTTCTTTTAACCTCTTTTTGAAAAGGCTGATTAAATCTTTGATCATCTCTGCATTTTGGTCAGTTTTTTCCCCAATTTCAGAGACCTTTGAgtcaattttattgaatttctgATCTATCTTCTTTAATGCAGTATTTTGGGTCAGAGCATTCTCTGTCTGCCAGTTTAATATGGCTTCTGTTGCTGCTATTTTGACTTGTCGACCTTCTGCATCTACTTGTaattttgaaggaatttttGGAGCATGAAGATACtccttttttgaaaattcttctagTGGGGGAAAATCTTGTTCATAGGAAGAAGAGGCTTTTTCATACATCTGTACTTCTGCTCTCTTTGGTTCTGAGAGTACTATCTTTTCTTCCTGAGCATAATTTTGAAGTTGATTGTGTTTTTTGACCCATTTGTTGATTCTTTTTTAGCATGGTTGCTTTAAAGGCTTTAGCAACCATTTTTGGTCTTCTGGATCTTTTTTGGGTGGTTGAGGTGGATTCGGAGGAGGTTGATCCTGGATCTTAGGA
This genomic window contains:
- the LOC105801626 gene encoding putative pectinesterase/pectinesterase inhibitor 28, whose amino-acid sequence is MSDDPQRAKRITIIAVCSCLLVAMVIVVAVGVNIDDDDSNEKNDKDNKNSRAYVSKKAIESICQPTDFKETCEEEIGAEAGNATDTNDLIQAAFKAAMKFLSRAAQNSTTLRNLQKDPRTKKALDICIQLMTYSINELQKSFNKIDRFELPMLHEILADIRIWLSATITNQETCIEGFKNTTTDAGEKMKKALNISMQLSRNGLAIVTELSKGFHELNVEGRQRRRRLLGKKEVTVIGGKPKSDLSSIFSRRLLQANQDTQNGVKADVVVAKDGSGGFNNIKDAINRIPLNATKPFVIYIKEGVYEENLEFGYRMINVMLIGDGKEKTRITGHVNNADGIPTFRTATVAVNGDNFFAKNIGFENSAGAAKLQAVALMVTADFSVFYNCSMDGYQDTLYVHSKRQFYRDCTVTGTIDFVFGDSASIFQNCTFLVRKPLDGQQNAVTAQGRSDVRQPTGIVLQNSRIMAASELVSLKNKYPTYLGRPWGNFSRTIIMETYIDDLVKPDGWAIWDGSWGLSTCFYAEFNNDGPGSNTTSRVKWPGIKNFSMENAVDFTPGSFFIGGDSWIRARNVPYTVGFFKNNVQQKAQ